TTTATCTTTTTACCATTCATTTGGTTCtgttgaaaaattcattatcggattgaaaatgttcatcaaaatattcataaCTTTTTCTGCTGGACAGGGTCTCTCGTTTTACTTTACTCCCAAGTtactgaaattttttacgtTCTATGGTCTGCTGGCAGTTACCTAATATTTTACAGCACTTATAATGTTAATAGATTGTGATTGTTATATATTTGCATATAAATTTCACGTACACTTTAAAAGGAtgtattttaataactGCTCATAATGTaagcaaaaattgttgGTTTAGAAAATGTCATATAAATAAAGAGGACAAATCACATAAACTTAAAAGACTTTAAGTTAAGATTTGTAGTAGGCTGAAATGATTAGAAATAGAAGATAAACCAGGAATAGACGAAATAGAAAGCCAACAAGTAAAGTCAGTTTTAAATAGGGATAATAACCATTAAGACATGTGAATACCCAATTCCCCCGTGGATATACTTGATGCAAGCGAAGCCTATAAAACtgagtaaaaaaagatgctATAAAGCGCAAATCATAATGCTGAAAGTACGGTAGTGACCAACACAAACAATGCCTTGCCGATGAAGGGGagagaaaaatgaataagTCCACAAATATACTATGTGTGATACCCCGAAGAAAAGGGCGCTGATAGGGAGGAAGCGAGTAGGTAGCTGAGCTCGGATCAAATTCTAAACGTATAGCAGAATACATCAAGTTTCCAACAGCCAAATGAAAGAGAGTCTTTATAAACCTAGGATAAGTCTTTTTAAGTGCTCGTGAAGAATCTATTTGGATCCTAGTCTGGCATTCAGGCAAGAGTAGATCTGCCAATGGGTACCATTGAGCAGAAAATACTTCTGATTCTTGAAGTCTCAACGACGGCATATAGGGAAGAATAAATACTGTG
This portion of the Schizosaccharomyces pombe strain 972h- genome assembly, chromosome: I genome encodes:
- a CDS encoding Nudix family hydrolase encodes the protein MELELDLLTGLQLLSEYCPRVTPNAPPRRASVAVIIAFKESQDFSNPKWPQCIPITSVPYVLLIQRSFRDTDRWSGHMALPGGTRSLTDKSDIQTAHRETLEEVGIDLRKEHAHFVGALDERVITSNWGQFPLLLLSSFVFILPYMPSLRLQESEVFSAQWYPLADLLLPECQTRIQIDSSRALKKTYPRFIKTLFHLAVGNLMYSAIRLEFDPSSATYSLPPYQRPFLRGITHSIFVDLFIFLSPSSARHCLCWSLPYFQHYDLRFIASFFTQFYRLRLHQVYPRGNWVFTCLNGYYPYLKLTLLVGFLFRLFLVYLLFLIISAYYKS